In one Musa acuminata AAA Group cultivar baxijiao chromosome BXJ2-5, Cavendish_Baxijiao_AAA, whole genome shotgun sequence genomic region, the following are encoded:
- the LOC135611823 gene encoding phylloplanin-like, with protein MALASRASLLLGLMIVAVVAPVAIAQLGNIIVSGTVPCSTSTTTVTAATPVFPNATVLLQCGSNVISSAITNSNGVFTMLVNPVNSLLALLNSCKLVIPTPLSTCNTSLPSTGILQSSLQLLSGGLLGGILGGILNLVPTLFTLVGNLG; from the exons ATGGCTTTGGCTTCCAGGGCTTCCCTTCTTCTAGGGCTCATGATTGTTGCAGTGGTTGCACCCGTGGCGATAGCCCAGCTCGGGAACATCATCGTCAGTGGCACTGTGCCATGCAGCACAAGCACCACCACTGTTACAGCAGCAACACCGGTGTTTCCAA ATGCCACTGTGCTGCTACAGTGTGGGAGCAATGTCATATCCAGCGCAATCACGAACAGCAACGGAGTGTTTACTATGCTGGTGAATCCAGTGAACTCATTGCTCGCGCTGTTGAATAGCTGCAAGCTGGTCATCCCCACTCCTCTCTCCACCTGCAACACGTCGCTCCCGTCTACTGGGATCCTGCAGTCCTCCTTGCAGCTACTCTCAGGTGGACTCCTCGGAGGAATTCTCGGCGGCATCTTGAATTTGGTCCCCACTCTTTTCACCTTGGTTGGGAATCTCGGCTAA